The Nomia melanderi isolate GNS246 chromosome 6, iyNomMela1, whole genome shotgun sequence genomic sequence gccctctaatttccaagatataaatgaaacgaatatccatttttctaagaacgatacaACGAACTGTACactaaacgtccgtaaatctgtTAATAAGAAAACCGTAAGTGCTTTCTCTGGTACCTAATAATTtcgctatatcaaatcaagtggcgaagAATTGcttctccagtgcaaagggttaatgttctcCCCTTGGCTGGAAGATGTTAACTTATTTTCCTAGGGGACCATAAACAGAGATGAAGACGTTACCTGCGGCGGAAAGAGATTCCTCGCTTTTACGATAACGACCTTTAATCGCTCCGCGCTCGGCAGATAAGACAAGGAGAGCAAAACTTCTTGGGTATGTTCCGGTGGCTTCCGTTCGCGTTCTATCTGACCCCATACTTCCTCGGTGGACGAAGGGGAGTCTAATCGCAAGATGTTTAACGGTACCTTCACCGAGCCCACCACGTCGTTTCTGGAGAATCGATCGTAATCCAGCACCTGTTGTTTGAAACAAACGATCTTCATGCAAGATGCACGTAAAAAACAATcgtgtaaaaatagaatttaaccctttgtactccagaagtgtttcactggaaatactcagcAAATCGAGGAATCGAATCGAGGAATGGAATTaggttatttcaatatttcacatatcgatgcattacacgaagtttaatattgaatatgaaactttacaattttcctgtgTTAAGTCAATCGACGACTGAGGGGCACTTccggaatgcaaagggttaaacggtaagagaaagatgaaatatgatttttagaaaatcatatagtttatacactGTCATTATTTTTGCTATCAGTATCATCGAATAGGTATCTGCTAGAACAACGATTTATTGCTCACTGTtgtaattagagaaattgagcaataaataattgttagaGAATACTGTTGTTTTTGTCGAGTTTAGATCTTTCTAAAGATCTTTTAATTGTatctttctgttttttttaaatgaagttgTAACATACGCACTCTTTTAGACACCTGTTTAAgtaatactttttttattacGGTTAACAATTGAAATTCTTAATTTGACTGAAAGTTAGCctgataaaatgatatttatgtcTTAGGGATCTATATTGTGTGCATGTATGTACGTGAGTCAACCGATAACTTTATCTTCTTGGAATAAAGATGTTATTTTTAGAAACAAGGGaaacttatttttacaaaagTTGTATGATACTGAGTGGGACATGACGAGAGAATAGATAGGAAAAACAAAAGACAACGATAAATTTATCGAACGTTTATCtgcaacaaaaattttattaatcattctttattcgattaatcaattttattaatcgttttgacctgtctggtagttttagcgttaatttcACGGTGATTACCTGCAAGACGAGGGTTTTATCATGAAATTCATCATGGCTGACGGGGAACTTGAATTGCTGATCGAAGACCGGGTTCGTCTCGTTACGATATATCTGCGTCTGTCGTTTTCTTGTGTCCACCTCAGGACTCAGCGTCAGTTTCACGTAAGGGTCGTTGAAACCTCCTTGGTCGCTGCCAGCCAGATCGTGCGCCTCAATCAAGTGAACGTGCAGATCGGATCGATTGAAATCGTATCTGAACCGCAAATGCAATCGACCTAAACTTTTCCCATTCCTACGAACCCATTCACAAAACTTCGAATTAGTTTCACTTCGTATGATGTTAACCTCTTAAgtgatttttcttattttcagaaTGTACACTTATGTGATTACTTATTATATCTCTAGgcaatgacgagtatactcgacgAAAACACGGTAAATACACTTGCTGTAAGATTCAGTTAATTTATAAACTATACATTGTTTTGttgtttctatgaaaaatttcttatttcattggaatttaCGATActtacagaatttaatattttattttttaatattatattttgtctgTTCTATCGTTGACttcacaatttttaatttctactaCAAAATCATATGAATATTTGGCTcgaatataatttgtatattatattaaagaCTATAAGCATCTTAGAATTTTTCCAGATTTTTACAGAAGTCACAACAGTGAAAAATCAAGAATGATCATGAAAGGTCCGTATTGATCCATTAATGAAAAACCATACCATCAGCGAAGGGTTACATACACATATTCGTTTTCTTGGACAGTACAGCTTCCCACAATTctcatgataaatattttacaacgaATATTTCCTTCCAATTtcctgaataaatatttttcgcaaTGTCTAAATTCCGTTCGTGTAACGGAAAACGATAATGGCACCTTTCACAACAAAGTCATTTCCCCGAGATTCCGATCTCCAACTGTTATTCGTTGTTTGCTGTTTGTTCCTCGAGAAGCGTATCGAGTAACGCAGCTTTCTGCGCATCGCACGTTGAATCTATCACAGTCCAGCAGCGAACAGTTTCTAATACAAGGATTGAGTTATCCCGGCATGCGGCGATTGAACGCGAAGGGCAgcgattttatttgatttctccGCGAGACGTGCCGACGGTTAATCCCTTAACCGATAAATTGCTAACGCGATAACGTTCTAATCATTCGCACGTCtattaatttcaatggaaaatgcGGGTTTAATTGGACAGCGCGGTTGCCGTCGAAGTCGAGTTCCTTGTCGAAAATGCAATTAAAACCGTAAATATCGAACGAGAATAACCGACACACGGAAGTTTAAAGAACTGGCCCACCTGTCAACCCTTTGTGGTAGCTGTAATGTGTACTTTTtggaaaattctctttctctttggaTTTTCGATCCTATTTTTTCCCCTcgcattttccattttattctcCCCCTTGAACTGTCCTGCCTTTTTGCTTTTcactttctattttatttttttcgatACTATTTTTTCCCTATAGATTTTCCATTCTATTTTTTCCTTCGAATTTTCGATATTTGTTTCCATTAGATCTTCTATTATACCTTTCTCCCTTGAACCTTCTATCTTATTATGTTTCCTTTAGATTCTTTATTctgttcttttcattttctattccgTTTTCTTCCTTTGGACTTTCCGTGCCATTTTTTGCTTTGAATATTCTATGCTGCCTTTCTCCTTTGTTTCTCataatttaactattcttcgGGCACTTAACATTCTCCCGTTTGTTCCCAACTGCTTTCACTGAAGGATAGTTCTAAAGCTCGTCAGTTACGATATTtttgaagaatattaatattaaagtgttTTTTGAAGTGGTAGTAGGAGCGTGTAGACAGTAGTTTACTTATGGAGCGACCTTcgtttttcttatttctaatattctttGCCAAGGTTTCGTAAGGGTCTTGCTACCCTAGTACGTTTATCGATTAGACCCTTACGTAGCTAGGTATACCTTTGCACTTTCTCTCCCCTTATCGCTGGACTACTTTCTCCGAGTTCACCTGTGCGTTCTTGCTTTCATTTTTCATGTCGcttctatatatatgtatacttcGTTCCattctatattgtttgatatattttttccctttttttcctcgcTTCTTTTTATCAGTACCAGTCGAAAGAACTGATTTCGTTTtacttatttcgcaattattgatataaaaatgcTAAATATCCGAagttattttaaaagtaaatagtttcacatgCATACTATAGTGAACATCACTATCAAATTAAAGAAAACTGTTATCAGTTTTGCGAATACAAATTCTTAtcatttttagtgttaaaaatgagaATATTGTGGCTCGTTTCTTTCTGAAAAAATGAGGGTTGTTGATTTTTTATCTCTGTGATTATCTTCCAAAGACCAAACCATAAAtaagctatttattttaaaagtggtTTAACTCCAttccagaaaagaaaaagaaaccgtTTAAAACTAAGAAGATAACGTAGCATTGCAATTACTAAACCACCAACTtggttttcttgaaaaatggcgttaagccactttcaaaataaacgggttaacgctaaccgtaccggcacttttcttATCGTAACTAGtcgaataactggctacaaaatagagataaataaattagatgatatacttttgttagtggAAACAGGAATGCAAGAAAGAGTGAAATCTCAAAAAccaattaatacgttgactgccacgaaaaacatcagcgttttatatatcacttattctttccacagcaaagatacaaaacaagacttattaattctttgatatgaaaattcttatattaccctattatctagttactcaCGTTACGAaagatttgtattcgaaatcaattatcttccaagtcataattattttcttctaagtagattgcagaattttaaattcggtCATTTCggcacggttagtgttaaatgtgaaattaataAGTTTTAAGAAAATCAAGTTATATACTCTCTACTGGTAAATTGATATTTCTTTCGGAGAAAAATTGAGGTCGGTTGAAATATCGAATAACAATAAGAGATCGGATATCCAGGTATTAGATCAGACGAAGTAAAGAATATTATGCGTGCGAACCCGTGAGATTTGAGGAATATCGGACCGTCTCTTGATAGGTAGAGATCAGGCTGTATGGAACCCAGTGGCGAAGCTGGAGGCGGCGGTGGTCCACCATCGCTGTTGTattggaaaaaagaaagaaagcatTATAATTGTCCATCATCTGAATAACCTGTGTAATAACTGgattgcggatttttatgcatctatgggaaatttgaaagtgcgaAATTGCACAGAAGACGTACAATgtgagaatatatatatgtattaatctCCAAAGTGTAGTCATTTTTATAGCATTTGTtaggaaaactattttctattgtaattttatttttctaattacattcttaGAATTGTTAATTTCCATAAAGATTCGTAGTCTACTAATCACGTATTTTTATCTTATATGAAACAAATGGAATTgcaagatttatttaattaaataaatataaatatagatatagatatagatatagatatagatgtaGATGTAGATGTAAATGTAGTGTAGATGTAGATATAGATACAGATAtgatataaatctaaatataaataaaattaacatataatCAGAGATATTACTTCATTAAACTGATGAAACAGtttttattatagtaaaaatatagtaattacacacagatttttcaagaaacagatacaatatctaataataataaaaatccgTATTAGAGAAGTTTTAAAACTTCATTCCTCtggaaagaaatttaattctcGATGAAAGGACTTTATACTTTAGCTTCACTTTTACACAAAGAAATATTCTCCTCTCGCCTGTCGTTAAGAATCGCAGGACACCCCGTGTAACACTCGGAAAGCATAAAACGACATTGTGCGCAATAAAAGATTCtacgagaaagaaaggaagtgTTATGCGTTAACCTTTGACTGCTATAGACGTTGAAACTTATAcaactattataaaatacttgATATATAGCATTTTAATCATTGAACGTTAGACTACAATTGAAAAGTATGTAACATAAGAAGATTAGATGCTATGCAAGCAGATAAATAGGAATGAACGAAGATTTGGTGCGGTTTCATAGATATCTATAGCATTATATTGGCAAGCAAGTTCACAACCtgtcatttaacactagaactatcgagcatttaatacgattgatatgaaatccctataaaaattgtaattagtaCTTTTCAATCGGTTTTTCGCGAAAACCCGAACGAATTTACTAATTGAGTGAAATTTTCCatttatcgttaacaatttagtAGAAAAGGTTCACCCCTCATcctacattttatttcaattgtgcTCGATAGAAGTActttatagttaataatttagtaaaatatgTCAGCagtgattaacacgttcgctactagcgtcacatatttgtaacgtCCGTAATCCTACAtttttacacaatgaaaatgaaattgatcctATAGATATcgtaattagaaattataaaccaaAACATTACATTCAGGAACtcgatgactcgtttcagtttcatttttctaatatttcctgtagaagatttattggattgaagaaaatacaattcaggagaccgtcaccgaaacaagcgctggtagcgaacgtgttaacacattgcgtaccggctaattttcagaaaattgaattgctgTGTCATAtcgttgtgtaatatattttaaatacataatccGCTCAACGCAactctaatatttttttaaacgctgtaattagcaaagttacacaGGTAAGtgtttttacataaaaacaagatttttcgttaccagtatgcaatgtgttaagtggTTGCCTTGATCAGAAGCAGTTGGTAAAgcgttaaccctctatgggccgaatttttcttcatgattacaataaaatctgtgcagtgcaaaattaataaatatacacatatgaatacgaattaacaatatattcaatagtttcaataattccaacgaacaaatatattttgtaaccttcaagttacaatgacgttaaacttccacgcctgggcatataaaagttgaagtttttttcaactgattatttaatttcattcaccacttcgagtgcaaaatgaaataaatcaacaagatgccaatgtaTCGATAcgcgacttcaaagttacatgggcctacagagggttaacgctagatttacgggacccgtcaatttgacggacatTGAacttttcaaacattatttcgtaacaatttaaTTCACCACAATTTACCACATCGAGCGCCGGCAATGTATTGGCCACTTAACCTAAACACCGGCctcattcgcttgtatctgatcaatgagtggccaaaagaaatattcaaaacattatacattttcgtcaagtagtacattttaattgcatattcgtcgtATACAATTCAACggatccagaaatccgcattattgcggggccggcgctcgatgtgtcaaccctttgcactcggatgtttcttgctagaaatatttaacatttctttacgaggcgaagacgatgttctttgagactaattcgaagatcaccagtacattgaggaacaaagctgttttattccaatgtttcacgtatcgaggcattatacgaagtttaacattgaatatcgcattctatagttttactgtgtcaaatcaagtggcgaccgagagtcacctcacgagtgcaaagggttaagatgatTGCTAGCGCGATCCGTTCGCGAAGATGGTTCTCACCTTCCAGATGACCGTAATGGCGGAATAAGAAGCGGCGACAGGCTTCGGCCGGCCGATCTCGCAGCTCCGTGGGTGACGCTTATCGTGGACCCGCCGCAAGAAGAGCCCACACCTGTTGCCAGAGAGGACAGCGAGCTTTGGGAGCGTGACGCATTGCTGCTGAGAAGGCTTCCGGAACAACTGGCTGGACTTCCGCAGCGTGCGTCCAGCGACGCGGCACGTCCCGGTGACGGTGATCTGTGTGTTCAAGGTTCCCGCTTGCGGTGCACTTTAACTTTTCGCGTTACACGGGCTCGGCTTAACCCcgtaatatcgagtcagacacGTCGCGAAGGCGTCAAATCGTATTTAGTCCTTCAACACTATTAGCAACGATAGAGTGTATGGAAATGTTGTTtcaacacattgtacgccggctaaattttaGCTACTAAAGACGCGAGCGTCGGTAATTATATTGAtagatttttaaccctttgcactagaaagtttttcaatggaagtaTTCAACatcttctgacgagatataggtcgtattgtttgaaactaatttaacgataattcatagataaattaagcaacagaggtgttttatttaaatatttcacgtagcaatgagaacttctatttgaaatattaaatattcaacttcatagttttgttgtatccaATCATGCGgtggctgagagtcacctctcgagtgcaattgTCTATtcctgttttttttaaataaaacatatttaaaataccactAATACCACATTAATTTCCATGTATTCCTCTGAAGATATTGAAAGACTGCATTTACTGAGA encodes the following:
- the Sytbeta gene encoding synaptotagmin beta isoform X3 — protein: MVSSAIFGAAAGTGLALVVAMTIVVYRYYAVKRKGKYWSNLDRWPDPPTTRRPEPRQEDPLQQSGDATSSHVLNCWKKQQKNYYAVQSGEFNVAKEKHSVQPCSSVVVESAGGLPHQSRSYPGGSSSSGGSTGRLFTRNSSVSSQSSLEGQPGHRSSSHTRSFGPDGRYHHHRDPLHTASSYPPSRSSRSPSPGRAASLDARCGSPASCSGSLLSSNASRSQSSLSSLATGVGSSCGGSTISVTHGAARSAGRSLSPLLIPPLRSSGSDGGPPPPPASPLGSIQPDLYLSRDGPIFLKSHGNGKSLGRLHLRFRYDFNRSDLHVHLIEAHDLAGSDQGGFNDPYVKLTLSPEVDTRKRQTQIYRNETNPVFDQQFKFPVSHDEFHDKTLVLQVLDYDRFSRNDVVGSVKVPLNILRLDSPSSTEEVWGQIERERKPPEHTQEVLLSLSYLPSAERLKVVIVKARNLFPPQEKETLNSFVKVNLLCGEKRMKKKTAVKKATTSPMWNEAMSFDVPASSLASSAIEVSTSSNTGTSLLSSCLI